TATTGTTTAATTATTAGCGTTTAATAATGCGCAAAAAAATTAAAAGGGTGGTTAGCAATAACCACCCTTTTTTTTGTGAAAACCCGCCAGCCACCCCACCGTCCGTCATTCTCGAAACCCGCATATGCCCGCGCCTTAGCGCGGGATAGGGCGAAGCCCATGCGGGTTATCGGGAACCCAATCCTTGGCGTCGCCTTTCACCAAAGTAATAATCTTTCGCCAGCGAAGCTGTCATTTTACCAACCAGCGAGGCGATGTCGGTTGAGAGCGGGCAAAGTTGAGGCCAAGGATTGGGTTCCCGATAAATTTTTCTATGGTTTTCGCCATGTTGCATTCGCAACATGGCAAGAAAAATTTTCGAGAATGACGGGGGGAGGGGTGAGCTGGCGGCTAAAGCAATGGAGGCTTTGTGGCATCGCCCTCTTCTCTACCTTTCTTTACTCCGCCGTTTTTTTAATACCCCACCGTCCGTCATTCTCGAAATCGTTGCGAGCGATATTGCGTTCAGCAATAGCGCAAACCATTCGCAACGATTATCGGCCGCGCTCAAGTAGCGAAGCGATAGGGCGAATAAATTTCAATCCTTGGCGTCGCCTTTCACCAAAGTAATAATCTTTCGCCAGCGAAGCTGTCATTTTACCAACCAGCGAGGCGATGTCGGTTGAGAGCGGGCAAAGTTGAGGCCAAGGATTGGGTTCCCGATAAATTTTTCTATGGTTTTCGCCATGTTGCATTCGCAACATGGCAAGAAAAATTTTCGAGAATGACGGGGGGGTGGGAGATGAGCGGCGCGATTTCGAGAATGACGGGGGGAGGGGTGAGCGGGCGGATTTCTAGAATGACGGGGGATGATGGGGTATTGAGGGCTGGCCGCGCCCCAGAGCCGGCGGGGTGGAACTAATCGCCAGAAAAATCTTTTAGCAAATCGCGCCAATCTGGATTTTTATCTTCTATTAATTTTATTTTCCAAGCGCGATTCCATTTTTTTAATTTTGTTTCGCGTTCAATGGCGGTTGCCATGTCGTCAAATTTTTCATAATAAACTAATCGCTTTACATTATATTTTTTGGCGAATCCTTCAAACCAACCATTTTTATGCTGGTGCATTCGCGTGATAAGGTCGCTGGTTACGCCAACATATAATGTGCCGTGTTTTGCCGATGCCAAAATATAAACCGCCGGCCATTTTTCTGTGATTGTTGTCATGGTGCATTATTTTAGGAATAAGATATAAAAAAATAAATCGATAATTTTTATCACCCGCCATTATGCTCCGCCTGTTCGTCCCTACTCCATGCCGCGGAACCATTCGACGGTGGCGCCTTGGCTTTGCCAATAATCTTCCCAAAATTTATGGAATTTGCTGTTGCTGGTTTTTGTGGTTGATTTTTTTTTCTGTTTTTTACCCGATGCGTCCTTTTTATTGGTGTCATCCTTATAGTTGCCATCGCTTTGATTATCATTGCTGGCGTCATCAGCGGATTTTTTATTTTTCTTCTTGTCTTTTTTATCTTTAAAATAATAAATGCCAACCGCGGTGTCGCTCAGGTCTAGCTTTAACGTGCTGTTGTTTGCCCAAAAATCCAAAATGGTCGGCGTGGTTTTGGCGGTGGCGGTGCGTAATGAAAAATCGGGGCGTTGTTCCTTCATGTCTGAAAAAATCACCAACCAATCCAAACTGGTTTCATCGGGTAGTATGTTGGTCGCCGCGTCTGTCGCGGTTGCGTCGGCTTCGGGCGGCGTGGTGGGCGTTTTGTAAAGTGTGATGGCGTCGCGTAACCCCTCCATAATTTTGGCATCGGCGGTTTGCGGTTTGTTAATCATTTGGTCCAGGGCTTGGTTGCTTAAATCGGTAACCTCTGATTTATAATAATCAAAAATTTGTTTTTTGGTCATGCCCAGGCTTTTGACCCAGCTGTCTTGGATATTGGCCAGGTTGCCCGGGTTGCAAACAAAACCGATTTTTTGCGTTTGGTTGTCGCGCGTCAGGGTGTAAAATGTCAGGCGGCCAAATTGGTCAACCTGGTCGATGGCAATTTTTTTGACACGGCGGTTGATGCCGGCGGCTTGCTTGGCGGTGATGCCCGATGTTTGGTCGATAAACACCATGACGCCGTTGCTCGACCCACTATAAAGACAGAGGGTTTGGCTGTCAAAATTGCTTGTTTGTTTGTGCTTGCCGAAAAAAAAGAAATGCACCACCAGACCGATAAGCACCGCCACCAACAGGGTTAGCAGGATTAACAACAGGCGGTTGCTGTTGAACGGGCTGGCAATATTGCTGATTTTTTGGCGCAGGGACATTTTGGTTCTAATGGGTTGTTATGCGCCCGTATGTTGGCACGGATTATGGTTCGCGCAAAGCGAAAAATTTTATTTCCTTATAATTCAAGATAGAAAAACATGGTGGTGGGGCACTATAGAAAAATTTTTTTTTATAATTAAAAATATAATATATTATTACCTCGAGCAAAATGAGAAAAAATCGCCTTATACTCGTTTTTTTTCTTGACTAAGTAAATTTTTCGGCGGACAATTGTCATCATTTGTTAATCATGAATAACCAAATTGTAGGAGGAAAAACATGACGCAAGTAAACTATAAACAAACTACGTCGCGCCGTTCGACCATTGCCCTGATGGGCGGGTTGTTGCTTGGCACGGCGTTGCTGGCGGCCAATGTGAATGTGGCGCGGGCGCAAAATAATGTGTTACATTTGTATAATTGGACCGATTATACATCGCCGGAGTTTTTGGCAAAATTTACCAAAGAAACCGGCATCAAGGTGCAGCTTGATACTTACGACAGCAACGAAACATTGCTGGCGAAGATTAAATCGGGCGGTGGTTCGGGTTACGATGTATTCGTGCCGTCGGAAAACTTTTTACCAATTTTTATTAAACAAGGGTTGGTGCAAAAGGTTGATATAAAAAACATGCCCAATTATAAATATATTGATAAAAAATGGCGCAATCCGGTTTGGGACCCGACCCATGAATATCACGTGCCATATCAATATGGTATTACTTCTTTCGCTTATCGCTCGTCGCTTTATAAGGGGCCGGCCGATTCGTGGAAAGAATTTTTTGAGCCAGATGATTCGATGAAGGGCAAAATTGCCGTTTTCAAATCACCCGATGACGTCATCGGCAGTGCCTCGGCTTACCTTGGCATTCCGTTATGCTCTGAAAACGCAAAGGATTATCAAAAAATCCAAGAGCTGTTGATGAAGCAAAAACCTTTCGTTAAGGTTTATTCGTCTGAACAGGTTAACGAGCGGCTGAAATCTGGCGAAGTGGTCATGACCCATAATTGGGATGGCAACACCAAACGGGCGCAAATCGACGAAGGCATCACCGATGCCAAGTTGGCCTTCCCCAAGGAAGGGGTGGTTGGGTTCTTTGACACTGTTGTTATCAGCAGTAAAGCACCAAACCCCGAGGCGGCAAAAAAATTCTTGAACTTCCTGATGGACCCAAAAAACATGGCGCTCATCAGCAATGCGCAAGGTTATAATAATGCCATTCCGGACAGTTATAAATATTTCTCGCCCACAATGAAAAAAGCGCAAGCTTTGAAATTGCCGGCGGGTTACAAGATAAGTTTCCCAGCGGCTTGCAGTGCCACCGCGATCAAATATCGCGATAAGGTTTGGACCGCCCTGCAGAAATAAATTGTAATATTTATTTTTCATAAAATCCTTCGTCCCCCCTTAGCAATTTGCTGTTGTAAGTTGCTAAGGGGGGCGGGGATAACCTTGAATAAAAAAAACAAAGTAGTAAAATATAAATTTATAGGAGGGTGTCGTCATGAAAGTTATTTACAGCGACAAGCACAAATTGCGCGATGCGCAATATGAAATAGCGGGCGGGCGATTGGTATACCCGTTTGAACGGCCGGCGCGGATGGAATATATCTTGGCGCGGTTAAAAGAACGAAAATTTAACGATATTATACCGCCAAAAGATTTTGGCATGGCGCCGGTGAAAAAAATTCACAACGCCGATTTATTAGATTTCTTAGAACATGGTTACGACGAGTGGAAGGCCGCTGGCTACGCGGGTGACATGTGCGCCACCGCATGGTTTGCGCGCCGCATGCCCAGCGACCGGCGACCACAATCGATCGATGGCAAATTATCCTATCATGCCTTATCATCGGAAACGATGATTGATAAGGGCACGTGGGAGGCCTCGCTCGCCAGCAAGGATGTCGCCCTGACCGGTGCCGAAATGATATTGAAGGGGCCGGATAAGGTGGTTTATTCGCTGTGCCGTCCGCCCGGCCACCATGCAACCGCCGATATGTTTGGCGGTTATTGCTTTTTGAATAATGCCGCCATCGCCGCGCAATATATGCGCGATAATGGGGCAAAAAAAGTCGCCATTTTGGACGTCGATGTTCACCATGGCAATGGCATACAGGATATTTTTTATAACCGCGGCGACGTGCTTTATGTTTCATTGCATGGCGCGCCGGAGGTTACCTACCCATTTTTTATGGGTTATGCCGATGAAACCGGCGCGGGCGATGGGGTGGGGGCGAATAAAAATTACCCCATTCCGGCCGGCGGCAAATATGACATTTGGGGTGCGGCCTTGATGGACGGGTTAAAAGCCATCCAACAATTTGGCGCGGAAATTTTGATTGTCTCGCTGGGCACCGATACCTATGAAAAAGACCCCATCAGTCCTTTAAAATTAACCTCGAACGATTTCATTACCATGGGGCGGGCGATTGCCGGCATTAACCTGCCAACCCATGTCGTGATGGAGGGTGGCTACGCGGTCGAAGAAATCGGTATCAATGCCGTTAATTTCTTGGAGGGCATGTTGGATAAAAAATAATTCTTTTTTTAAGGAGAAAAAAAACCATGACAGAAAAAGAAATCGAAATCACGGTTGAAAGCGACATGCCGGCCGAACGCGGGGCAATTTGGCGCGCGCTGGTGGAGCCTGACCAATTGAAAAAATGGTGGGCACCCGAAGGATTTGAAATAAAAAATATTGTTGTCGATTTAAAGGTGGGGGGCGAAAGGAAATTTGACATGGTTCAGCCCGATGGCAATGTTGTTTCCCATCTGGCAATTTATCGTGAAATCATTCCTGAAAAGAAATTGGTTTTTGATAGCGGTAGTCCAGGTGCCATGGTGGCGCGGGTCGCGGTGGAATTGGCCGAGGCAAGCGACGGAACGCACGTCGCCTTGTCTTATTTTTTTCCGCCAAGTTCGCAACCTGACAGGGAAAAATTCCTTGGTTTCATGCGGGCGGGTGGCGAAAGACTGCTGAAAAACCTCAAAGATTATTTACAAAAGAAAGGGTAATGCCGTGCAAGCAAAAACAGATAAATTCTTAAGCATCAGCCACGTCAAAAAATCATTCGGCGCGACGCAAGTGCTGGATGATATAATGTTGGAAATTAATCGTGGCAGTTTCTTCACCCTGCTTGGCCCCTCGGGGTGCGGCAAAACCACGTTGTTGCGGCTTATCGCCGGCTTTGACACGCTTGATGCCGGCCAGATAATGCTCGAGGGCAAACCGCTTGATACCCTGCCGGCGGCCAAGCGACCGGTCAACACGGTGTTTCAAAACTATGCTTTGTTCCCGCATTTGACGGTGGGGCAAAATATTGCCTTTGGCTTGGAACGATTAAATTGGAAAAAAGACACCATTGCCGCGCGGGTGCGCGAGGTTTTGGCATTGGTGCGGTTGGAGGAATATAGCGGTCGCCTGCCGGCGCAATTGTCGGGCGGGCAACAACAACGGGTTGCCCTGGCGCGGGCGATCGCGCCGAGCCCCAAAATTTTATTGCTTGATGAGCCCTTATCAGCGCTCGATTTAAAATTGCGCCATGCCATGAGGTTAGAATTAAAACGGATTCAAAAGGAAGTGAAAATTTCCTTCATCTTTGTCACCCACGACCAGGAGGAGGCCCTGTCGCTGTCGGATAAAATCGCGGTGATGAATAAGGGGCATATTTTGCAGGTCGGCACGCCGCAAGAAATATACCAAGAGCCAGCCAATTTCTTTGTCGCCGATTTCATCGGCGAGGCGAACATATTGGCCGGCCGTTACGATGGTAAAACATTCACCACCACCGCCGGCCATCGCTTTGCCGTGGCCGCTGGCAAGCAACATAAAAATAACAAGGCCGAGGATAAGGCCTACCTATGTTGCCGCCCCGAGGATATGATGGTGAAGCAAAGCAAGGATAAAAATGATTTCCGCCTCGACGATGTTGATTATTTGGGCGACAGCGTTAAATTAATATTGCAACATGGTGAGCTTGGCCGGGTGCAGGCAACAATGTCGCCCGACAAGGCGCATGGTGTGGCGGTCGGCAATTATTACAGCATTGCCATTGACGCGGCCAAGGCGCGGGTGCTTTATTCATAATTTTTTTTGATACAATTAGGAATCATAATCGATAAGCACCAAGATAAAAAATATGAAAAAAAACATGGAGCAAAAAAAATCGACGGCGGTGTATTTGACGCCCCTAACCAACCCGCTATTTTTGTGGTCGGGGGTTTTCCCGATGCTGTTTATTATTTTTGTTTTCCTCGGCGGGCCGTTGCTGATAATGTTTGTCGTGTCATTTTTGACATCGGATTCCGACGGCGGGGTGCATCTCGTCCCATCGCTGGCTGGTTACAAACAAATATTTTTTGAACAGGATTGGGATGGCAAATGGACATTTAGTTTTGCTTACCCGTCGATATTGTTGCGCTCGGTGGTGATTGCCGCCGCCACCACCTTGCTCTGTTTTTTGGCGGGGTTTCCGGTCGCGCTTTACATGGGCGGGTTATCTGAAAAGCAAAAAAACCTGATGCTATTTTTTATCACCATTCCGTTTTGGACCAACCTGTTGGTGCGCACCTACGCCTGGACAAATATCTTGGGGCGCGGTGGCGTGTTGGAATTGCCATTTTTGGCGACCGGTTTGATGTCGACCGACCAATCGTTTGATTTGCTCTACAGCAACACCGCGGTGGCGATTGGTCTGCTTTATTCTTATTTGCCATTAATGGTGATACCGATTTTTACCAGCATCGAGCGGATGGACCAACGATTGCTTGACGCCGCGGCCGACCTTTATGCCTCGCGCCGCGTTATTTTGACCAAGGTGGTTTTGCCATTGGTCAAGCCCGGGGTTATCGCCGGCATGGTGCTGGTGTTTGTGCCGGCGCTTGGGGCTTTTATCGCGCCGGCCATATTGGGCGCGAATAAGGATTTGCTGTGGGGCACGTTGGTCGAACAACAATTCACCACCGCGCGCAATTGGGTGTTTGGTGCGGCGATTTCCAATTTGCTGTTGCTGGTCGCCCTGGTGGTGGTGGTGGTGCAAATCAAGCAAGAGCGCAAGGAAAAAACCAATTCCTTGTTGGCAAATAAACAAGGTAATAAATAAGAGGCATAACATGGCATTATCAAACCAACCATCTAACGCCACCACCGCGCCAGAAAAAACCGGCGCGCAACTTGCCGCCTATCAAGAGGAAATGAAACCGATGGCGCGGTATTTTTCGGGCAAGCCGTTGAAATGGTGGATGGGGCTATTTTATCTTTTTCTTTACGCCCCAATGGTGGTGTTGGTGATTTATAGTTTTAACCAAAATCGCTTGGCAATGGTTTGGAGCGGTTTTTCAACCGAATGGTATGCCAAGCTTTTTGCCAATACCGATATTTGGCGTTCGGCGATGAACAGCATCATTGTCGCCTTCACCGCCGCACCCTTGAGCGTTATCTTCGCCCTGACCGCGGCCTATATCGTGGTGCGTGGCATGGATTTTTTGGGCAAGGCCTTGATTATGGTGGCGGTGATTTTGCCGCTGATTATTCCGGAGATGGTGTCGGCGGTCGCCAGCCTGATGTTTTTTTCCACCATGCACATCAACTGGGGGCTGGGCAATGTTATCATCGCCCACACGGTTTTTTGTTTGCCCTTTGCCTATGTTCCGTTGCGCTCGGCATTGTTGGGGATGGACGCCAATTTGGAAATGGCGGCGCGCGATCTATACGCCAGCGAATGGCAAATTTTTCGCTTGGTGACCCTGCCGATATTGCGCAACGCGATTTTTTCGGCCTTTGCTTTGGCGTTTGTTATTTCGCTCGATGATTTTATTATCACCCTCATGGTGGCCAACGCCGGGTCGGGCACCCTGCCAGTTTATATTTACAGCATGATTAGGCAGGGCGTCACGCCGGAGGTCAATGCGATTTCCACCCTTTATCTTTTGGTGTCGGTCGGGTTGGTGAGTATTTATCTTCTCCTATCAAAAAACAAAACGCCGGTTGCGTAATTGGCACAATGGCATGAAATAATGCAAGGTAAGGTAAGGAAGCGATGCAACAGCATAATGCGGATGATTTATTTTACCTAACCGCTGGGCAGGCGCGCGGTTTGTTGCGCGCCGGCGCGGTAAGCGTGACCGAGCTGGTGGCGCAACATTTAGCGCGGGCTCGCATAGCCCAAGACGCGACCAACTGCTTCACCGAATTTTTTCATGACAAGGCCATGGCGATGGCCGCCACCGCCGATGAAGCAATAAAAAAATCGAGCGATAAAAAACAGCTGGCAAATTTGCTCGGCATACCATTGGCAATGAAGGAGGAAGCCAAATGGCAGGGTAGTAAAAACACCAGCGGCTCGTTGCTTTACAAAGATGTTATCGACAGCGAAACCGATGTCCATATCGAACGATTGTTATCCGCCGGCGCAATCCCGATTGGCAAAACCACGACGCCAGAATTTTGCCTGTTGGGCACGACCTTGTCAAAACTTCACGGCGTTACCACCAACCCATGGAACCGCGCGATGACACCGGGCGGGTCGTCGGGCGGCACCGGTGCGGCCCTGGCCGGTGGCGCCGGCATTATCGGCACCGGCAGTGACATTGGCGGGTCGATAAGAATTCCGGCGGCCTGCAGTGGTGTGGTGGGTTACAAACCACCCCATGGTCGGGTGCCGGAATTAAACGTCTACAATTATGATCCCTATTGCCATGTTGGGCCGATGGCGCGGTCGGTGATGGATATTGTGATGATGATGGACGTCATGGCGGGGCCGCACCCGTGGGACCAAAATACCTACCCCAGTTCGATAGATTATAAGCCATTGATAGAGATGGTCGATAGGGACGATAAGGCATTGCACTCGCTTAAGGGCACGCGCATTGCCTTCTCCCTCGATTTGGGTTGTTATGACGTCGCGCCCGATGTGGCCCGCGAAACAAATAATTTTGTCGCCTGGTTGCGTGAACTCGGCGCGGTGGTCGATGAGGTCGATTTACGTTTTAGCAAAAGCCATAATTTTTATGGCGAGGCTCATGTCGGCCTGATGGGTGGTGGCCATATTTTGTCTGCGGCGCGTGACCACCGCGATAAATTATGCGATTATAGTATTTTAACCGCCGAATTTTGGAATGAATTAACACCGCACGACATGGCGCGCGGCAATGAATTGACCCTGCAGATGGCCAAGGATTTCGCCGTGGCGACCGCCGATTACGACATGTTGCTTTGCCCCACCAACCGCATCGCCGCTGACAAGGCCGATGGCTACCCGCAATTGGAAAAGACAATGGTCGATGGCGTGACGCGCACCACCATGAGTTTTGATTGGTATATGACGGTGCCATTTAACATGCTTAGCACGTGCCCGGTGTTGGCCGTGCCATCGGGCTTTGCCGATAACGGCGTGCCAACCGGCGTGCAATTGGTGGGCAAATTTTATGACGAATTGCCGGTGTTGCGCGCCGGCCTGGCGATTGAAAAAAACAGCGATTGGTTTGCAAAAAACAAAAGACCGCGATTATAAATTTCTTTATCCAGCCTATTTTATCATTTGACAGGTTGCAGGAATATTGTTAAGGGAGTAGCGTAAAAATTGTTCTTTAATCACACGTTAATTATTGTTCGTTTTAATATATTCATGAGGGTTTGTTCACCGAAACTATAAAATTTATATTTATGAAAAACAAAAAAATAAAATCGTCATCAAAAAAATCAAAAATTGGTTTTTTGCAAGCGCTTCGCCAATCGCCGGCGTTGCTGATGTTGCAAAGCCAGCTGGCCAGTTCGTTGAAAAAATCAAAAAGCAAAATTGTCGCGAAACAATCGAAGGAATCGGCCAACGCGGCCAAGGTTAAAATGGCCGCACCGGGTGATGCCGAACGCCGTGATTTTTTAAATTTGCTCACCGTGGCCTCAGCCGGCGTGGCGGGTGGCGTGGCGGTGTGGCCGTTGATTTCATCGATGAACCCGGCGCAGGACGTGCTGGCGGTTTCCACGACCGAGATTGATATCGGCCAAGTGCCGGTCGGCAGTGCCATCACCGTTAAGTGGCAGGGCAAACCAGTTTTTATTCGCCACCGCACCCAAGCCGAAATTGACCAAGCAACCGCCGATGATAACAAGGGCAAGGACCCGGCAATCGATGCCGCGCGGGTGAAAAAATCCGAATGGTTGGTGTTGATTGGCATTTGCACGCATCTTGGCTGTATCCCCTCGGGCCAAACCGCCGGCTCTAACCGCGGTGAATTTGGCGGTTGGTTTTGCCCTTGCCATGGCTCGCAATATGATACATCGGGCCGTATTAGGAAAGGCCCCGCGCCGACCAATTTGGCGGTGCCGCCCTATCAATTTTTAACCGACACAACAATAAAAATTGGCTAAGGAGCGCAACATGAAACATAACGGCGATATAGAATTTAAAAACGGCGTGGTGCGTTGGATAGACCAACGCCTGCCGGTGTTTTCCTATTTTTATAAAGAATATGGCATTTTCCCGATGCCAAAAAATTTAAATTATTTTTGGAGCTTTGGCGCGATGGCGACCATCATGTTGGTGGTGATGATTTTAAGCGGCGTATTTTTGGCGATGCAATACACGCCGCATGTCGATTATGCTTTTCATTCGGTCGAGCGAATCATGCGCGATGTCAACAACGGCTGGCTGATTCGTTATATTCACATGAACGGCGCGTCGATGTTTTTCATGGTGGTTTATGTTCATATTTTCCGTGGCATGTATTATGGCTCATACAAAGAACCACGTGAATTGGTGTGGGTGTTGGGCGTGGTTATTTTCTTGTTGATGATAGCGACGGCCTTCATGGGTTATGTTTTACCCTGGGGGCAAATGAGTTTTTGGGCGGCGACGGTTATCACCAATTTGTTTTCGGCCATACCGCTGGTTGGCGATATATTGGTCACGTGGTTGCTTGGTGGTTTTTCGGTGGATAACCCAACCCTCAATCGATTTTTTGCCCTTCATTATTTGTTGCCATTTGTTATTGTTGGCGTGGTGGCGTTGCATATCGTGGCGATGCACCGTGCCAAATCAAACAACCCAAGTGGTATTGACCCAAAGGGCGCGGGCGACACCGTTACCTTCCATCCTTATTACACGTTAAAGGATTCGCTCGGCGTCCTGGTGTTTATGATGGTCTATGGCTTCTTCGTTTTCTACGCGCCCAATTACATGGGGCACCCCGACAATTATATCATGGCGCAACCATTGGTGACGCCGGCCGAAATTGTGCCCGAATGGTATTTCCTGCCGTTTTACGCCATCTTGCGTTCCATCACTTTTGATTTTCTGTGGATTGTGCCGGCCAAATTGGGCGGGGTTATTTGCATGGTTGCGGCGATTGTCTTGCTTGGGCTTCTGCCGTGGCTTGATAAATCGCCGGTGCGCAGTTGCCGCTATCGGCCGGTTTATCGCTGGTTTGTGATTGGTTTTGTCGCCGATGTTATTTTGCTTGGCTATTGCGGCAGTCGCCCGGCCGAGGGGGCGTTCCTCATCTTTTCGCAACTTGCAACTTTTTGGTATTTTTTCCATTTCTTAATTCTGACCCCGTTGATTGTTAAATTGGAAAAACCATTGCCGGTGCCCATGTCATTGGCGCGGGCGATAGAGGACGACATGAGAAAAAAAAGAAAGAAATAAAATAAGGAAATAATGTCATGAAAAAAAATAAGTTATTTTTGTTAATCGCCCTCTTGTCGCTGGTTGTCGGTGGCGTGGCGCGCCCCGCCTTGGCCGAGGAAATTAAATTTGAAACCAGCCACCCCGAAAGACAATCATGGAGTTGGACCGGCCCGTTTGGCAGTTATGATAAGGCGGCGGCACAACGTGGCTTGCAAATCTATACCCAAGTTTGCGCCGGTTGCCATGCCTTGAGTTTGGTGCCATACCGCGAGCTCAGCAAGATTGGTTATTCGGCCGATGAAATCAAGGCCTTCGCCCGTAGCCATCAGGTCGATACCATCGATGAACAAGGCAAACCATTGAAACGCACTGGCTTACCATCCGATTATTTCCCGAAACCCTTCGCGACCGAGGGTGACGCCCGCGCCGCCAACGGCGGAACATTGCCGCCAGATTTGTCATTGATTATTAAGGCGCGTAATCATGGCCGTGGCAATTTGTTCTTGAACTTTTTTGACGCCATCACGATTCGCGGTGAGTCCTCTGGCGCGGATTATGTTTACGCCATCCTCATCGGTTATGAAAACCCGCCCGAGGGTATGACCATGAACCCGGGCATGCATTTTAATAAATACTTCTCTGGTGGGCAAATCGCCATGCCAGCACCGTTGGCCGATGGTGCC
The Hydrotalea sp. DNA segment above includes these coding regions:
- a CDS encoding GIY-YIG nuclease family protein; this translates as MTTITEKWPAVYILASAKHGTLYVGVTSDLITRMHQHKNGWFEGFAKKYNVKRLVYYEKFDDMATAIERETKLKKWNRAWKIKLIEDKNPDWRDLLKDFSGD
- a CDS encoding extracellular solute-binding protein; this translates as MTQVNYKQTTSRRSTIALMGGLLLGTALLAANVNVARAQNNVLHLYNWTDYTSPEFLAKFTKETGIKVQLDTYDSNETLLAKIKSGGGSGYDVFVPSENFLPIFIKQGLVQKVDIKNMPNYKYIDKKWRNPVWDPTHEYHVPYQYGITSFAYRSSLYKGPADSWKEFFEPDDSMKGKIAVFKSPDDVIGSASAYLGIPLCSENAKDYQKIQELLMKQKPFVKVYSSEQVNERLKSGEVVMTHNWDGNTKRAQIDEGITDAKLAFPKEGVVGFFDTVVISSKAPNPEAAKKFLNFLMDPKNMALISNAQGYNNAIPDSYKYFSPTMKKAQALKLPAGYKISFPAACSATAIKYRDKVWTALQK
- a CDS encoding histone deacetylase family protein — its product is MKVIYSDKHKLRDAQYEIAGGRLVYPFERPARMEYILARLKERKFNDIIPPKDFGMAPVKKIHNADLLDFLEHGYDEWKAAGYAGDMCATAWFARRMPSDRRPQSIDGKLSYHALSSETMIDKGTWEASLASKDVALTGAEMILKGPDKVVYSLCRPPGHHATADMFGGYCFLNNAAIAAQYMRDNGAKKVAILDVDVHHGNGIQDIFYNRGDVLYVSLHGAPEVTYPFFMGYADETGAGDGVGANKNYPIPAGGKYDIWGAALMDGLKAIQQFGAEILIVSLGTDTYEKDPISPLKLTSNDFITMGRAIAGINLPTHVVMEGGYAVEEIGINAVNFLEGMLDKK
- a CDS encoding SRPBCC domain-containing protein → MTEKEIEITVESDMPAERGAIWRALVEPDQLKKWWAPEGFEIKNIVVDLKVGGERKFDMVQPDGNVVSHLAIYREIIPEKKLVFDSGSPGAMVARVAVELAEASDGTHVALSYFFPPSSQPDREKFLGFMRAGGERLLKNLKDYLQKKG
- a CDS encoding ABC transporter ATP-binding protein, whose protein sequence is MQAKTDKFLSISHVKKSFGATQVLDDIMLEINRGSFFTLLGPSGCGKTTLLRLIAGFDTLDAGQIMLEGKPLDTLPAAKRPVNTVFQNYALFPHLTVGQNIAFGLERLNWKKDTIAARVREVLALVRLEEYSGRLPAQLSGGQQQRVALARAIAPSPKILLLDEPLSALDLKLRHAMRLELKRIQKEVKISFIFVTHDQEEALSLSDKIAVMNKGHILQVGTPQEIYQEPANFFVADFIGEANILAGRYDGKTFTTTAGHRFAVAAGKQHKNNKAEDKAYLCCRPEDMMVKQSKDKNDFRLDDVDYLGDSVKLILQHGELGRVQATMSPDKAHGVAVGNYYSIAIDAAKARVLYS
- a CDS encoding ABC transporter permease, giving the protein MKKNMEQKKSTAVYLTPLTNPLFLWSGVFPMLFIIFVFLGGPLLIMFVVSFLTSDSDGGVHLVPSLAGYKQIFFEQDWDGKWTFSFAYPSILLRSVVIAAATTLLCFLAGFPVALYMGGLSEKQKNLMLFFITIPFWTNLLVRTYAWTNILGRGGVLELPFLATGLMSTDQSFDLLYSNTAVAIGLLYSYLPLMVIPIFTSIERMDQRLLDAAADLYASRRVILTKVVLPLVKPGVIAGMVLVFVPALGAFIAPAILGANKDLLWGTLVEQQFTTARNWVFGAAISNLLLLVALVVVVVQIKQERKEKTNSLLANKQGNK
- a CDS encoding ABC transporter permease, with the protein product MALSNQPSNATTAPEKTGAQLAAYQEEMKPMARYFSGKPLKWWMGLFYLFLYAPMVVLVIYSFNQNRLAMVWSGFSTEWYAKLFANTDIWRSAMNSIIVAFTAAPLSVIFALTAAYIVVRGMDFLGKALIMVAVILPLIIPEMVSAVASLMFFSTMHINWGLGNVIIAHTVFCLPFAYVPLRSALLGMDANLEMAARDLYASEWQIFRLVTLPILRNAIFSAFALAFVISLDDFIITLMVANAGSGTLPVYIYSMIRQGVTPEVNAISTLYLLVSVGLVSIYLLLSKNKTPVA
- a CDS encoding amidase, which codes for MQQHNADDLFYLTAGQARGLLRAGAVSVTELVAQHLARARIAQDATNCFTEFFHDKAMAMAATADEAIKKSSDKKQLANLLGIPLAMKEEAKWQGSKNTSGSLLYKDVIDSETDVHIERLLSAGAIPIGKTTTPEFCLLGTTLSKLHGVTTNPWNRAMTPGGSSGGTGAALAGGAGIIGTGSDIGGSIRIPAACSGVVGYKPPHGRVPELNVYNYDPYCHVGPMARSVMDIVMMMDVMAGPHPWDQNTYPSSIDYKPLIEMVDRDDKALHSLKGTRIAFSLDLGCYDVAPDVARETNNFVAWLRELGAVVDEVDLRFSKSHNFYGEAHVGLMGGGHILSAARDHRDKLCDYSILTAEFWNELTPHDMARGNELTLQMAKDFAVATADYDMLLCPTNRIAADKADGYPQLEKTMVDGVTRTTMSFDWYMTVPFNMLSTCPVLAVPSGFADNGVPTGVQLVGKFYDELPVLRAGLAIEKNSDWFAKNKRPRL
- the petA gene encoding ubiquinol-cytochrome c reductase iron-sulfur subunit; this translates as MKNKKIKSSSKKSKIGFLQALRQSPALLMLQSQLASSLKKSKSKIVAKQSKESANAAKVKMAAPGDAERRDFLNLLTVASAGVAGGVAVWPLISSMNPAQDVLAVSTTEIDIGQVPVGSAITVKWQGKPVFIRHRTQAEIDQATADDNKGKDPAIDAARVKKSEWLVLIGICTHLGCIPSGQTAGSNRGEFGGWFCPCHGSQYDTSGRIRKGPAPTNLAVPPYQFLTDTTIKIG